A section of the Chitinophagaceae bacterium genome encodes:
- a CDS encoding pyridoxal-phosphate dependent enzyme, which yields MIQQEPLSQGKNATIFNSILDTIGNTPLVRLNKVTQKVRGNILAKVEYFNPGNSVKDRMAIRMIEEAERSGVLKPGGTIIESTSGNTGMGIAIASAVKGYKCIFTMADKQSQEKINILRSVGAEVVVCPTNVSPEDPRSYYSMARKFNAEIPNSFYTNQYDNMANSLAHYETTGPEIWEQTGGSVTHYVACVGTGGTLCGAAQFLREKNKNISVIGIDTYGSVFKKYKETGIFDENEIYPYLTEGFGEDILPKNVNFNIIDSFIKVTDKDAALMARRLSKEEGLFVGWSSGSVVHGALEYAETHMKDTDTMVVLLPDHGTRYIHKIYSDNWMKDHGFLDARMKITAQDIILNRKTDKHITTIQKSNTVAFAISLFNKEGFSQIPVMDNGQIVGSITETKLLNKFINNPEIKKLTVGEIMDPPFQFVGLNTTVDVLASLINKDTKALLVRDIKEDIYIITEHDILLALM from the coding sequence ATGATACAACAAGAACCATTATCGCAGGGAAAGAATGCTACCATTTTCAATTCTATTTTAGATACCATAGGAAATACACCTTTGGTAAGATTGAACAAAGTAACGCAAAAGGTAAGAGGAAATATATTAGCAAAGGTAGAGTATTTTAATCCGGGAAATTCTGTAAAAGACAGAATGGCAATACGGATGATAGAGGAAGCGGAAAGGTCGGGTGTGCTAAAACCCGGGGGTACTATTATAGAAAGCACTTCAGGAAATACGGGAATGGGAATAGCAATAGCATCGGCGGTAAAAGGATATAAATGTATCTTTACAATGGCAGATAAGCAGAGTCAAGAGAAGATAAATATACTTAGGTCTGTTGGTGCGGAGGTGGTGGTATGTCCTACCAATGTATCACCTGAGGATCCCCGTTCTTATTATTCTATGGCAAGAAAATTTAATGCTGAAATTCCCAATTCCTTTTATACAAATCAATATGATAATATGGCTAATTCGCTTGCTCATTATGAAACGACCGGTCCAGAAATTTGGGAACAAACAGGAGGGAGTGTTACTCATTATGTTGCTTGTGTTGGCACGGGAGGGACTCTTTGTGGGGCAGCTCAATTTTTGCGAGAAAAGAACAAAAATATCTCTGTAATAGGTATCGACACGTACGGGTCTGTGTTTAAAAAATATAAAGAAACGGGTATCTTTGATGAAAACGAGATTTACCCCTATCTAACAGAGGGATTTGGTGAGGATATCCTGCCCAAGAATGTAAATTTTAACATCATAGATAGTTTTATAAAAGTGACAGATAAAGATGCGGCATTGATGGCGAGAAGATTGTCGAAGGAAGAAGGACTTTTTGTGGGATGGTCAAGCGGCTCGGTGGTTCATGGAGCTTTAGAATATGCGGAAACTCATATGAAAGACACGGATACTATGGTGGTTCTATTGCCCGACCATGGCACAAGGTATATACATAAAATATACAGTGATAATTGGATGAAAGACCATGGATTTTTAGATGCTCGGATGAAAATTACTGCTCAAGACATCATTTTGAATAGAAAAACCGACAAACATATCACTACTATACAAAAATCGAATACGGTTGCTTTTGCTATTTCTCTTTTTAATAAAGAGGGATTTTCACAAATTCCTGTTATGGATAATGGGCAAATAGTAGGCAGCATAACAGAAACGAAGCTTTTGAATAAGTTTATCAATAATCCTGAGATAAAAAAACTGACAGTAGGTGAGATAATGGATCCTCCTTTTCAATTTGTGGGTCTAAACACTACAGTAGATGTTTTGGCATCTCTTATAAACAAAGACACAAAAGCTCTCTTAGTGAGAGATATAAAAGAGGATATATACATAATAACGGAACATGATATACTCTTGGCTCTTATGTAA
- a CDS encoding NAD(P)-dependent alcohol dehydrogenase, with translation MKEVQALGTYSAEKPLEPITILRRSVASHDVEIEILYCGICHSDLHTARNEWKNTVYPVVPGHEIVGKVSSIGNRVTKFFVGDIVSVGCMVDSCRDCDNCKEGLEQFCEKGGTFTYNSFDTHLTISTYGGYSESITVDENYVLRVPVNLNLAGAAPLLCAGITTYSPLKHWKVGFGKKIAIVGIGGLGHIGVKIAKAMGAEVTVITTTVSKVSDAKRLGADNVLLSTDAEQISKYHNTFHFILDTVSAPHDVNMYLRLLKVNGNMVLVGAPLDPLPVVSFSLIMGRKSFSGSLIGGIQETQEMLDFCGKHNITSDIELINGDQINTAYERLLTSDVRYRFVLDMASLKK, from the coding sequence ATGAAAGAGGTACAAGCTTTAGGTACATATAGTGCAGAGAAACCTTTAGAACCTATCACCATTCTAAGAAGATCAGTTGCCTCACACGACGTAGAAATAGAAATACTCTACTGCGGGATTTGTCATTCTGACCTTCATACCGCAAGAAACGAATGGAAAAATACTGTGTATCCCGTTGTGCCGGGTCATGAAATTGTCGGTAAGGTCAGTAGCATAGGTAATAGGGTAACTAAATTTTTTGTAGGTGATATTGTATCCGTCGGTTGTATGGTAGATTCTTGTAGAGATTGTGATAACTGCAAAGAAGGCTTGGAACAATTTTGTGAAAAAGGAGGTACTTTTACTTATAATTCTTTCGATACACACTTGACTATATCTACTTATGGAGGATATTCTGAAAGTATTACTGTAGATGAAAATTATGTATTAAGAGTTCCTGTGAACCTTAATTTAGCTGGAGCCGCTCCATTACTCTGTGCGGGAATAACGACATATTCCCCTTTGAAACATTGGAAAGTAGGTTTTGGAAAAAAAATTGCAATAGTAGGTATTGGTGGTTTAGGACACATAGGTGTAAAAATTGCAAAAGCAATGGGTGCTGAAGTGACAGTTATTACTACTACTGTTTCTAAAGTTTCAGATGCAAAACGATTAGGTGCTGATAATGTTTTGTTATCTACAGATGCAGAACAAATAAGTAAATATCATAATACGTTTCATTTTATATTAGATACTGTTTCTGCTCCCCATGATGTAAATATGTATCTCCGCCTTTTAAAAGTAAATGGAAACATGGTTTTAGTGGGTGCCCCTTTAGATCCTTTACCGGTTGTTTCTTTTAGCCTTATTATGGGAAGGAAAAGTTTTTCAGGATCTTTGATTGGTGGAATACAAGAAACACAAGAAATGTTAGATTTTTGTGGCAAACACAATATTACCTCTGATATAGAACTCATAAACGGAGACCAAATAAACACTGCTTATGAACGCCTCTTAACAAGCGATGTTCGTTATAGATTTGTATTAGACATGGCTTCTTTGAAGAAATAA
- the dusB gene encoding tRNA dihydrouridine synthase DusB, with amino-acid sequence MVKIGNVEIGVFPLLLAPMEDVSDPPFRSVCKENGADVLYSEFISSEGLIRDAFKSKKKLDFSENERPFGIQIFGGDEEAMALATKIVEVTNPDFIDINFGCPVKKVVCKGAGAGVLKDIPLMVKLTKSVIQSTNKPVTIKTRLGWDEKSINILEVVEKMQDIGVQAITIHARTRSQMYKGEADWSYIARVKENKKIHIPIFGNGDIDSPKKTLEYKNKYGVDGIMIGRASIGYPWIFREIKHFFLTQTILPPPTLQERVEVAKKHLFFSIRWKGESLGILEMRKHYAHYFKNISHFKTYKNNLMQAKDSNHLLEIFETIIAEKEYT; translated from the coding sequence TATGCAAAGAAAACGGAGCAGATGTTTTGTATTCTGAATTTATTAGCAGCGAAGGGTTGATACGCGATGCTTTTAAAAGCAAAAAAAAATTGGATTTTTCAGAAAATGAACGTCCTTTTGGAATTCAAATATTTGGCGGAGACGAGGAAGCAATGGCTTTGGCAACGAAAATAGTAGAGGTAACTAATCCTGATTTTATAGATATAAATTTTGGTTGCCCCGTAAAGAAAGTAGTATGTAAAGGAGCTGGAGCAGGGGTTCTAAAAGACATTCCTCTTATGGTAAAACTTACCAAATCAGTAATACAATCTACAAACAAACCTGTAACTATTAAAACACGTCTCGGCTGGGATGAAAAAAGTATTAATATATTAGAAGTAGTAGAAAAAATGCAAGATATTGGAGTGCAAGCCATAACTATCCATGCAAGAACCCGTTCTCAAATGTATAAAGGAGAAGCGGATTGGAGTTATATTGCCCGTGTGAAAGAAAATAAAAAAATACATATCCCCATCTTTGGAAACGGAGATATAGATTCCCCCAAAAAAACATTAGAATATAAAAATAAATATGGAGTAGATGGAATAATGATAGGAAGAGCAAGCATTGGTTATCCATGGATATTCCGAGAAATAAAACATTTTTTTCTTACCCAAACCATCCTTCCCCCTCCAACTCTTCAAGAACGAGTAGAGGTAGCAAAAAAACATTTATTTTTTTCTATCCGTTGGAAAGGAGAATCATTGGGAATTTTAGAAATGAGAAAGCACTACGCTCATTATTTTAAGAATATTTCTCATTTCAAGACATATAAAAACAACCTCATGCAAGCAAAAGATTCAAATCATCTCTTAGAAATTTTTGAAACAATAATAGCAGAAAAAGAATACACCTAA